In Gammaproteobacteria bacterium, the sequence GATGTGCAGTCGATGCTGTTTGATGTACTTCGCCATCGGGTGCTGCTCAATTACGAAGCGGAAGCCGATGGCATCACTCCCGACGACTTTATTCAACATCTGATCAATCGAGTGCCGGTGCCGTAACGGTGCAAGATTTTTCGGCGGTGCGCATTGACTCTGCGGATCTGATTGCGCTGCGACGGCAAGCGGCGGCGTTGCCCTTGCGAGCCGGTTCGATACGCGCACAGCGGGCGGGGCAGTATCGTTCGGCCTTTAAAGGCCGTGGCATGGAGTTCGATGAGGTGCGTCTCTATCAACCGGGCGATGACGTGCGCAGCCTCGATTGGCGAGTGACGGCGCGCACGGGCAAGCCTCATACCAAACTGTTCAAAGAGGAGCGTGAGCGGCCCGTGCTGTTTTGGGTGGATCTGCGCGCGCCGATGTTTTTTGCCACTCGTGGGGTGTTTAAGTCGGTGCTGGCCAGTCGAGCGGCGGCGTTGTTGGCTTGGAGCGCTTTGGCGCACGGCGATCAGGTGGGCGGTCTGCTCTTTTCAGAGGAGGTACATCACGAGTGCCGCCCCAGTCGTGGCCAACGGGCGGTGCTGGCGCTGATTCGTCGGCTGCTGGATCACCCTTCGTGGCAGCAAAAGCAGAGAGAGAGCGGTGCGGAGTTGAGTTTGCAGCGGCCTTTGTCTCGGCTGCGGCAGGTGGCCAAAC encodes:
- a CDS encoding DUF58 domain-containing protein, with the translated sequence MQDFSAVRIDSADLIALRRQAAALPLRAGSIRAQRAGQYRSAFKGRGMEFDEVRLYQPGDDVRSLDWRVTARTGKPHTKLFKEERERPVLFWVDLRAPMFFATRGVFKSVLASRAAALLAWSALAHGDQVGGLLFSEEVHHECRPSRGQRAVLALIRRLLDHPSWQQKQRESGAELSLQRPLSRLRQVAKPGSLIFLLSDFRGLDQAAQQHLANLATHNDLVLINLYDRLESQLPQAGVYRLSDGERELSLDSGDLALRESYQQHFTERTTLLEKMSARHGCSQLSLATDATLLSALQTGLGLAPRRL